TTGTTTAAATAAACTCAAATTCGCTGGACAACCAGAAAGATTCTCCTTACCGACACAATCACATGTACTCCTACTACACAATACTCAATTTTCAATACGTTGTAAAATTCCTAGTTAAGTCTACTGCTTAAGATGAGCCTGGATGATATACAGTAATAGAGCTTCTAAAAAATAGTTGTATTAACCACGTCACATGGAGTAGCTCGTAACCAGCAAGTGACTAATTTCGATTTATTCGAATCGTAATCTTacaaataacaaatcaccaagttatacaTGCACCAAAAATATGTTTAAGAAAATTCCAAACCAAAAACAAAAACTGAATAAACTTTTGAGGGAATTTACACCGACGATATTCATGGTCTCTACTTTCCAATATAAAGTGAAAAAATATGTTTCCTGAATGTTTTGCATGGCAGTCCCTAAAGTTGGCATTATACCTAGAAGGTCCACTTCCAGATCTTCACACGGACTCTGACCTTGCACGAGTGCGCGGCGGTGCTCACCGTCGCGGTCGTCTCGGCGTTGTCCAACGCAGGCGCAGGAGCCAGGGCGGTGCCATTCTTCCCCTTTACCTTCTTCGGCGGTGGCGGAGGTGGACTGGGTGGCGTCACCTTGATGCCCTCGCAGTGCACCTGGATGCCCATCTTCTTTGTCTTGAGGCTGCCGACCTTGACGCCGGCCCGCGTGTCGGCATCTATAGCGACGGAGAAAGCACCGGACTTCTTAAGGTCAGAGCCGGCGCTGCTGGGATCTACGGTGACACCAGCGGCGGTGATGGTGGCAGTGAAAACGGTGGTGTTGCCGGCTTCATGCGCGAACCCGGGCACGGTGGCGTCCCCGAGCGGGACTgcgttggcggcggtggcggccgagAAGGAGAAGTCGTCGTAGAAATAGACGAGCTTCTTGTTGGGGTTCTTGGCGGTGACGGTGAGCCGGATGGAGTCGGTGAGGACGggcgcggtggtggaggaggagaggTTGAACGTGCTGAGGCGGACAGAGGAGACGGTGAAGCTGGGGCGTTGCGGGCGGTAGAGCAGGTAGAAGGCGCCGCCCGCGGCCGCGGCGACTAGCGCGAGGAGGATGACCACCAGCAGTGCCCAGCAGAAGCAGCAGCAGAAGCTGCACCGGCAGGACCGCCCGCGCCTGCTCTTCGCCTGCCCCTGCGGCCGGTAGATGGGGCGCTGATACATCTGCGGCTTGGGCGccgccgggccgccgccgccgttggCCATTAGGGGCGGCGGAGTGGGCTTGGCGGCGGGGTAGACGCGGTCGGCCATTGCAGCCGCCGCAGACAAGgacgcggaggcggaggcggcacctgCTTAGACGCGGTGGTGCTGGGCCTGCTGGGTGGTTGAGTGGTTGCGGTCAGGGAGCTCGAGCTGAGGAATTTTGTTGAGCGAGAGAGATCTAATAAGGGACAGGAGGGGAGAGAGAAAGTGTACGCGCGTGGTGAGGTGAGATGAACAGAGACGCGTTACCTTACGGCCGATGGCTTTACCTCACCTAATAATTTGGTACTTTGCGTAGTGCGACTACTAGTTGGTCCATTTCTGTGTGTGTACTGTAATAATTATACTAATAACAAGACAAAGGCCGGCTTAAGAAATTTGGTGGTTTTGTCTTGTGACGCTTACCCTTGTGTTCCTCTTCAACTACCATTGCACACTTGCATGGCATGTAGGATGGCTCGGTAGAAAAATGCGGATTTTTTTTGGACGCGAGCTCTTCTAGTGCACATAAAACAGAAAGAGCATATCAAAGCCACTTCAACTTTGACGTAGATGTTCAAATTTGCAATGAACTAATGGCATTATAAAGGATATATGTTTACTGCTTTGCTACCATGAACTAATGGCATCATAAAGGATCACAGTTTGCACTAACAACACGAAAGAACATCAATGTATATGAGATAATCGTCGTGAAGGATTCATGCAAGTTTCTCCACTTACTTTCAACACACAAGACTGGAGTGTCATATTCAGACATGCAGCTGGTTTGATCTGTATCCTTCCAGTAACCATCCATGTGTTTCTCATTAGCTGGTGGGGGTAGTTAGAGCCTTTGACTTTAGTGCTTTGAGCCGCTTTCAGTACTAAGTTAATATGGAGAGACTAAGATCATGCCTTAAATACAGAAGACCGCTCTCCTCCTTCATCTAGTGGACTATAGATCCCAAGATGAAAGGAAGTAGCAGCAAGGAAAAAATATAATTGATGAGTACACAAAATTCTCTTAAAAAACAGTAGACAAAATAATGCTTGTTTTGGAACCCGAAAGAAAATCAGCAGGAGACAGTTCGTTGTCTCACCATAAATCAGGAAAAGACTCACCATAAATCAGGAAAAGAAATATAATAGATACATACACAAAACTCCCTTAAAAATAGTAGACAAAATAATGCTTCTTTTGGAACCCAAAAGAAATTCAGCTGGAGACAGTTCGCTGTCTCGCCATAAATCGGGAAAAAGTCCATGTAATTCAACAATGGTACATTTCGATGTCATATTGCTAGCGACGAAGCACAAGTTGTCGTTTTGATTAGGCATTGAAAGGGATTATTAAATTCAAAGTTGTTGTTACATGTTAGGAGAAGAAGAACCAAAGAAGACTGTGCATGTTCAATCAGACGGATGGGGGAGCGAATTATTGGACACCACTAGGAGTCGTGCTAGCGGTATCGTGCGTTTGCGACCATCGCCTCTCTCACCTGGGAACAAGCCGAATCCAAGCATTCTGCTAGGGCCCATGGATCAGAACGACCACTCCTTAGTCGGCCCACGAATTTTTCATGGTTGTGTCGAGATGTCTTCCGAGAATAGGTCATACTAAATGACTCATTGCGCCCATCGCACAAAGGCCAAATGCAACCAGAAATTAGGCGAACTATATGAAACCTCCTTTCAAAGCATCACTGAATATTCCTCCAACCACTCAAAGCATTTTTCTAAGCCATTCTAAAGGCTATCAATCCACCCACGATAATGATTTCCAATAATTCGGACGGAGCTCAAAGCATTTCTAAAAGTTTAGTAGTCAAAGCATTTCATATTTGTTTTACATATTTCAACATTTATATACATAGATAACACACCTTTTTAGTTGTTTACAACTAAGTTAATAGGAATACAAACAATTGTTTATTGCTTGGAATTAAGAAGTATACATTGCCTACAATATCTCGACCTAATACAAACATAAGAAGAATATAAGCATGTAAATTGAACTAACATCATAATTAAACATAATTGTCAAAGCAATAACAGTTCATAATTAAACATATTATCTAAACATTGAACGCtttcaacttcacatgattactaataacaacacttctcccatgtcctcgagaACAAATTGAACTACTCACGACTCATAATATTGAACATGTTTAGTATGCAATCAACAATCTAAACataatgatcttccaccaagtaaaccaactagcatcaactacaagatgtaatcaacactactagcaccccTAGGTACGAATCTGAGGTTTGACAATgattgaacacaagagagaaaCTAGGATTTAcaaatgagatggtgctggtgaagatgttgatgaagatgaggcCTCCCGCGGTGAGAGGAACATTgcgatgatgatggcttcgatttccccctcccggagggaagtttcccctgcagaATCACTCTGTCGGAGAGCAAAAGTTCCCTGCCTCTGtttctgcctcgagacggcagcaGCTAGTCCCGCAAGTCTTCTCCTTATTTagttttctaggttaaatggctTCATATACCAGAAGGACATCTGGAGgggagccactaggggcccacATGGCCAAGTGGTGCAGCTAGGGGGCGACCGCGCCACTTGCCCGTGTGGCTGGCTTGTGGGGCCCCTCTAGTATATATTGCTCCAGTACTTTTAATATATTTGAAAATAATTCTCCAGAAAATTTCATGTCAATTTGAGCTCCACAGAATTGTTATATCTGCTGTCACTTTTTCAggccagatttccagctgccggtaaTCTCCCTCCCTTGATATATCTTTGATATGTCTCCCTCGTATCTACAATTTTCAATTGTTTCATGCCATTAttttacaacttttacatacttttggcaacaatttatattctttttgggactaacatattgatctagcggcgagtgtcagttcctgttttttgtatctcgcagaaaatccatattgacggtgtcctcgattagggggtgctAACCTGGCCGGCCCATATTCCTTGGATTGGGCCAATGGGCTTTCATTCGTTCTCAAGACGGACTCCGGAAGCTGTACACAAGGGGAATGATCGAGACTACATCTACCGAAGACTTGTCGTATACTCCAAGACTTCTCCTGCCGTCCCGCGCCTAGATACCGACCTTGTTACCCTAGATACCGACCTTGTTACCCTAGATACCCTGTCTGGCGTATATATAAGCCgtagggtttagcccgtagagagGGCATCAACACAatatcattcacctagccctagagttagaccacaacttacaatctcgaggtagatcaactctatactcggtacatctatatcaatataaacaagagcaggatgtagggttttacctccatcaagagggcccgaacctgggtaaaacatcgtttcCCTGTTCCTGTTACCATCTGTCCGGGATCCACAGCTCCGGACctcctaccccgaggtctgccggttttcacaatgacactggtgctttcattgagagttccgctgtgagatCGACGCAAGGATTGATGGGATTGTCGGTCAACGACCCCAAACTCGCAGGCATGATTACCATGCCCAAAACTTCTGTCGTGGAATCGCCTTCGCATGAGTCTGAGGCAAATCATGACCCTTCTCCGGCTCCCACGGGGaattctgaaagcacaagtgctccttgggtgattttggtaattaatgtcgacatatctcttgttggactaatagctttatctagtatatttcagacaagttcaacagtgtagtggcaaggacaagaggatgtggaaccccttcaaaatgctaaggacaaggactggcaaaatctcaagactctatatttttgtttaagtgatccaagatcacattgagtccataggaaagccaacactattaaaaggggacgaggtgttgcttaatgatctatttgctcaagtgcttagtgatattactccaaaaccctcaaccactttctctaaCCAAATATGTTCAAACCCTAATTCCCAAATCGGCAACACCGATATTtcccatccggagccaccgagttcatcttgacatagccactgccaaaaccatAACAATTCAGTcccaccgatatggatctcggtcccaccgagatgacctTCCTACCTCTCTGTGACTTGTTGCaatcacttcggtcccaccgagatgttgcaatcggtcccaccgagatggcttgACTGTTTCTCCATTGCCtcattgcttcacttcggtcccatcgagatgatGCAATCGTtgccaccgagatgaggttttccctaagccctagcgcatcggtcccaccgagttgttcccattggtcccaccgagattcctaatgttcaaaTTTTTACacagatcggtgccaccgagaagggtcaaaagtgtgtaacggttcgattttgtgtggaggctatatatacccctccacccctcttCCTCATAGagaagagccatcagaacgtgcctacactttcaccattcattttctgagagacaaccacctactcatgtgttgagatcaagagattacATTCCTACCATTTAAACTTTGAtttctagccttcctcaagttgatttccactcaaatccttcttccaccatagctaaatctatgagagagagttgagtgttggggatactatcatttgaagcacaagagcaaggatttcaccatcaacacaccatctattaccttttggagagtggtgtctcctagattggttaggtgtcgcttgggtgcctctgacatgatgtggagttgaaccaagaagtttgtaagggcaaggagatcgcctactttgtgaagatctacccgagtgaggcaagtacttcatgGTAAGTcttggggggtagtcgctggggcacttcatctgagCCAGAGTCTGCACCAAGTCGTCAgcagcggaggcgaggtgttccttcgggtcaacacgcacaacggccatcgcgccagcgaccgccatcagctcctcgacctccacgtgatatgtggttgggtTTGCGCGACGATGCTCTGGAGGTAggggcggtggggatttggaggcatgaggatgttttgcaggcgccatttaagcaatcaggccgaggccgtgatagagatcggtgggttacctgactggatcgacGATGCTCGGGCACaatgtagatgtggttgaagttctGGTTGCGACGGCAGCGGTTTGAGCTaccgggagggggaggggggagatactgaggaaatttgatgggtggggatgtggtgggaggaataaattctgaaatcgcgggCCTAATGAAAATTACGTTGCGAAAATTCAAatttgggcgggggaaacacacaacacagacaaagtgcataaaatactcgtgtgcgagaaaagagAAAATTTGCAGATcctgtctccaaaaaaatgtacacgtgtagttgattttttttggtcaatggtacgcttgctttattaggaaacatcgcacaggtaattgagttatggatcattaacgcataaaaacgcacacgggtacgccatagaaaccgtgtgttttgtgatcttctaataatTCTTATATCTATCAACATCTCCAaccgcacataatttcaaaaatcTCTTTCATTGTATCAGGATTATTCAATGTACATGAACGAGGCAAGGTGACACCCGATGAACAATCATCAGTTTATGAAATTTAATCAAGTGTCAGCCTGCCTCACTCGCATAGCCAGATTTGATCCTATGCAACAAGAGAGAAGCTTGCTGCCATCCACCGGCGCGGCAATTTAAGCCGTGTGCGGCCAACTCGCGCGACTAGGTGGGACTAAAAACCAGCTGCGGCCAGCTCTAGTCTGCGGTGGCTGCGAGCGGACGTTTTGGGAGCATATAGGGTCGTGGTGCGGCTACAAAACTTCAGTGAACACATGCTAATGAACGCTCAAAGCCCTAAAATGATGCGCTTACCGATATTGTACGTTAATAATAGATAGTACCAAGTTAAATACTACTAGTAATTTTCTCTAAAACTAGTACGTATGTAGTACTGGtagatgctcgtaattaattatagGAAATTACGGGCGACACACACACTagctacttctcacatgctggcatcggggcatgctggccagacatcgtcgttctccttccggtcttgtaggcggcagcccaccgtgcttcaaTCTACGCCGAGCTCTCCTCAGCATGGAATgtggcctcttctttcttgcggcagcgggactctcttttcttgactgctttctgccttttccgctccttctgtgcggctttggccgcctctggATCCACCGCCCATTTGGCCATGGCAGCATCAAAGTCCGCCCACGTACTTGTGCGGCTGGCGgcagcgatgaactcggcgcggcgggatgccatcgcttccttaccatgtgtgcggtcgcaggtggcgaggaacgcggcgcggcgggatgccatcgcttccttaccagttattgTGCGTCGCGgtgccatgaacgacgcttggagagagctctgggacggagtgcggtggtttttaagagctcaacgacaaacgatgaaggaaatttggcttcccttacaatcttGCTCATTCATTattgcacacggttcatctccgtcgcctcccgAAACAGTGTgcactgagcctattgtgtgttgcgctatgattggccggaaccccagccacgcagaTCGCGCATGTGCACCATAGGATGCGCTGTGATAAAACGACAATCCacatccctcacatcacacccatgcatctatagctggattggatttatatgcgctaaatgcctaggaaatgcgcataatcccctaaatatggtaaatgagcccggaaaagtgccaaatttgaacacggtgatttgcagggtgtatgttcatcatagaaaaaaactcaagggcaaagaacgaagaaaatttggattccccttcaatcttggtaatttccctctcgaaagcatggaacttccgcggtgatggttcaatttatgaagggcgtgcataacgacataagccaaaccttctcaaatttttaccagggcatggtgaggccataccatggaaccatgccaggcgtcatgtttttcaagcatttatttcatttttctatagttgaaaacccaataaaaaaGTTTGTGGtggactattgccacacatttcaatgAAATATCTGCCCactccttgtaaaaggcatgagaattcaCTAAATCGAGCATGGTTTACCAGaacgttcttgtgcaccctttcattcaccgattgtttgaacttgaataatgtgcattaatgcctagaaaatgcacacaatcccctaaatatggtaaatgaacccggaaaagtgccaaatttgaacacggtggtttgcagggtgtatgttcatcatagaaaaaaactcatggacaaaggacaaaggaaatttggattccccttaaatcttggtgatttccccctcgacaccatgaaacttcctcggtgatggttcgatttatggaAGGTGTGAATAACGACATAAggcaaacattctcaaatttttaccagtgcacggtgaggccataccatggcaccaccccaggcgtcatgttttccaagcatgtatttcatttttctatagttgataacccagtaaacgacgcgtttgtggttgactattgccacacatttccttgaaatctcTACCCCATTACTTTTAAAacgcatgagaatttactaaatagcacgagcatggttttccattgttcttgtgcaccttttcatggaCCGATTgctcgaatttgaattatgtgcattaatgcctagaaaatgcacacaatcccctaaatatggtaaatgagcccagaaaaatgccaaatttgaacacgttgcattggaGGGGGTATGTTGATCATT
This DNA window, taken from Triticum aestivum cultivar Chinese Spring chromosome 1D, IWGSC CS RefSeq v2.1, whole genome shotgun sequence, encodes the following:
- the LOC123180783 gene encoding NDR1/HIN1-like protein 13, translating into MADRVYPAAKPTPPPLMANGGGGPAAPKPQMYQRPIYRPQGQAKSRRGRSCRCSFCCCFCWALLVVILLALVAAAAGGAFYLLYRPQRPSFTVSSVRLSTFNLSSSTTAPVLTDSIRLTVTAKNPNKKLVYFYDDFSFSAATAANAVPLGDATVPGFAHEAGNTTVFTATITAAGVTVDPSSAGSDLKKSGAFSVAIDADTRAGVKVGSLKTKKMGIQVHCEGIKVTPPSPPPPPPKKVKGKNGTALAPAPALDNAETTATVSTAAHSCKVRVRVKIWKWTF